From Medicago truncatula cultivar Jemalong A17 chromosome 7, MtrunA17r5.0-ANR, whole genome shotgun sequence, a single genomic window includes:
- the LOC25497850 gene encoding basic leucine zipper 43, whose translation MVPSEMRGVNYLTPLENSFHVQPNFVLPQNEIPNYHLSNILGTLPNFHYPSAGHDQFAPPSCLSSNSTTSDEADELQFNIIDERKHRRMISNRESARRSRMRKQKHLDELWSQVVRLRTENHNLVDKLNHVSESHDKVVQENARLKEETFDLRQMVADMQIGNSFPCNMEDLCEIPCNTSQHKDDDSSKIHD comes from the coding sequence ATGGTTCCTAGTGAGATGAGAGGAGTCAATTATCTAACTCCTCTTGAGAATTCATTCCATGTTCAACCAAACTTTGTATTGCCACAGAATGAAATTCCAAATTACCATCTAAGTAATATTTTAGGTACTTTACCAAACTTCCATTACCCATCAGCAGGCCATGATCAATTTGCTCCACCTTCATGTTTAAGTAGCAACTCAACTACTTCTGATGAAGCAGATGAACTTCAGTTCAATATCATCGACGAAAGGAAGCACCGACGAATGATATCAAATAGAGAATCAGCTAGGAGATCAAGGATGAGGAAACAAAAGCACTTAGATGAACTTTGGTCACAAGTGGTGAGACTCAGAACTGAAAATCATAACCTTGTTGATAAACTAAACCATGTGTCTGAGTCACATGACAAAGTTGTTCAAGAGAATGCAAGACTTAAGGAAGAAACTTTTGATCTTCGCCAAATGGTAGCTGACATGCAAATTGGTAACTCTTTTCCTTGCAACATGGAAGATTTATGTGAAATTCCATGCAACACATCTCAACACAAAGATGATGATTCCTCTAAAATTCATGATTGA